ACCGATTAACGCTCGATTAGATTTCTACCTTAAAGTCACTTTACCACTTACAACTTAACTTACAACCCAGTCTTTTGGGACTCAAGCAATAAGACCTCAAGATTTCTGCAGAGCAGCAAAGATAATGTTATTTACCACATAGATTGATGTACACGTCGGAAGAACCTTTGAGCGTTGCTAATTGGACGTTGTTACTAAAGCATCGAACGACTTAGAATTTTAGGCCAAGGGCAAACGTCGAATCCAAGTTGTGTCGAATGAATTAAACTGAAGTAGGGGTGACGACGCGTCGAATAACCAAAACTGGGCttaactgctgaatacccctccactaatttgcataagaatagcgtctattgtattttgactcgttcttcaaagaacgccgctaaattcaaacaatagtggaggggtattcagcagttactCCCAAAACTGAAATAGGGGCGACAAAGAGTCGAATTAATATCAGCAAGGAGGCAAACGTCGAACCTGCATCGATCCTATTTGACAAGTTGCACTTCATTAAAACACGGGAATATAGGCACGTGTCCCCATTCTATGCACTGCTAGTTACTGCTAGGAGTTCATAGCGAAATGCTGAAATACAGTGCTTAGCCTTAGCCTCGTATTATGCAACGCTTTTACCGGCTGTCGATCCCTCAACGTCCTCGTTTTCTTCAAACACTAAGCATTTGTTGCAAATAGGCAATTCGCATCTCAAGCGTTTATATTTAGTGTCCATGAAACAGGAATAAAGGGGAACGCCATGCATTCATACAGCATGCAGTTTGAAGGTGACTCACGTTTTGGACCCGAAATCAGTTTCGAGGCTCTTTCTCACGATTTTAGCGCGGTTTGTAccatcctcggagacccaggggcagttagtcgggtcaataaaatgtttactGTAAGATCGAGACGACTCCCTGGGCACTTAGGCCcagttcaaacgtcgaacttttcATGTGCCGAACTTAATACCTATTTGGGTCGATCCAAATGATTAAGTTCGACGGTTGATTCAGACGTCGAAATTAATTAGTGGGACTTAATTCGCTATCACTGGGCCCAGTGCTTACAAGTCAGCGGTAATAGTTTTAGCTTTAAAGATGGCGGATGATAGTGCGAGAGTTTTGAGGAAAGAAGGTTTGCGAACCGGAACCCAAACAAGAGCTTTTCTTCTTCGTGCAATCCAGGAAGGCAAGAAGCGAAGGAAAAGGCTGCTAACATTCCTGCACGCTGTTGTTGCAAGAAGAAAATTTGTGCTGAACTTATGTATTATAGGTCTGCTGTTAAGCTTATCACGAAAAATTGCAACGCCACTCTACAACCGTTCCTGCAGAAGACTCGAGAGAAATGTTGGTTGGTTCGACACGATCTGGACCAATTATTCCGATGCACGATTTAAAAAAACCTTCAGAGTCTCACGTGCAACATTTCAGTTTATATTGCAACGCATTAGACATGTCCTGGATCGAGATACTGTGACTGAAGAGCCAATATCAGCCGAATGCAGGTTGGCAATTTGCCTTTATCGCCTAGCCAGAGGCGACTACTATTATACCATGGCGGAGATGACAGGGCTCGGAGTATCAACGGTATGTACCATAGTTAATGAAGTCACACGAGCAATAGTGAACAATTTATGGGACGAATGTGTTGGACAGCAATTACCAAAACGTTAGGAACATTTTAAGGAGAAGATACTTGATATGGAGGAACACTggcaattttgttgttgttggtctgCCATCGATGGATGCCATTTACCCATCAAATGTCCACCTGGAAGCTTTGCAGCTAAGGAATATCACaacttcaaaaacttttattCCATAGTTCTAATCGCAATGGTTGATGCCAACTACCGGTTTGTTTGGGGATCGTGTGGCTTTCCTGGGAATTCCCATGATGCCATTATATTTCAATCAACACAGCTTTATTCAGACATAAAAGAATCCAACTTTATTCCTCAGATCAGTAAGGAAGTCAATGGAGTTCAAGTACCTCCAATTGTACTTGGTGACTCTGCTTTTCCTTTGTTGCCGTGGCTCATGAAGCCCTATACAAATGCTGCCCCAACCCCTAAACAATACTACTTTAATTACAGACTGAGTCGGGCAAGAATGGTCACCGAAGGGGCATTTGGGCGGTTAAAGGGCAGATGGCGTATACTGTTGAGAAAATGTGAAAGTAAAACAAGTGAACTGACAGTCGCAGCTCTTGCATGTATGGTTCTTCACAATATCTGTATAGATCGTGAGGATACCTTGCCAAGGAAATTGAATTTAACCATTGACCCAACCACCAATAAGAGAAGAAGTCGGGCTAAGATTCGAGAACTGCTGCAAATGAGAGAATGTGAGAAGATCAGAGACACCTCCCATCAGGGGATACTTGTTCATGATGCTCTTGCTGAGAAATTGTGGTTGGAGAAAGAAACTGGTTTCATCgcttgaagaaaaattttcaacagATGAGACATGTTGGGTTTTTAATTATTCCAAGTAAGTTTGAAATTAGTGTAAATGCATGTAATACTACTTGCATGTATTTAACTGTTGAAAATGTTTGCCAGACTCTACAGTTGCAAGCCCTTTGAACCTGGGATAGACATGAACTGAAGTGAAATTAAGTTGTAAGAAGAGAAGTTACAGATTAGAGAGCCTTGGCGCACAGCAATGTTATTCTGAATGAAACGGTTGTTTGGAAGTGCAAGCATGCAGAATTTTTCACTGTTTCTGTTATTAATAAAGAAATGCAGTGATTTGGTTttgattgttaaaaaaaattatgaaaaataatagCAAGAGCAAGATCACAACCActtttttcagttcaattttCCCGTCTCACATAATCAATCACTGGTATATTGGTGTCACATTTGTTAAAATCTACATTGGTGCTAAACATGCAAAtcaggaaagaaaagaaataaaatattttgtgattagCTTCTCCATAGTGAGAATTGTTACCATAACTTTACCTCCAGTCTATTTACAAAGAGTTTGGatgtcaaatttctttcattccaTGCAGTTTTTTAGCTTCAGGTAATAAATGATGCATTCTCGGTAAAAAAGTTTCGTACAGTGTACATAAAGAGTGTAAATCACCATGCTTAGAAGTATGAAAATTTATTCCACAAACTGAATTTTCCAACACAACCATATTGGCATAGTTACAGCATTAAGAAGGATGTAGACTATCTACATAGAAGTTAACATGTGTTTCTCTTGCAAGGTTTTGTATGACAGGTAATGGCTACACAAACCTACAGTGAATTggcaataatattttttgggGGCCATTGAACTACAACAACTAGGGTATGCTTGCTGCTTCTAAACTGAAAGACCTTGTGGTATTAACAATGATTTTACAGTAATTTGAACCAGACAACTTAAGTTGCTTCTGTTGTTTTACAAGCATCAGGCACCTTTCCTGAAATGATATCACAGTGAATGATAAAAAGAGCTCTCACTCCCTTCTCTCAAACTACGCAGAGAGCTTCTTGTGTGACTTGAATTTGAAGAAAGCGAAGGAGAAGGTGCCACAGAGGGTATTGGATGAAATGAATTGTGGTTTCCATCCCATGAGGCATACACGTAATCACATTGAGGAGCAAACTCATGTGAGGAAACAGATGGACCCTGGTTTACAACACTTGAAGCAACATAATCCCCATGATGATTTGCATATTGTGGTTGTGGGGAAGGGTTAGAATGTGTTAGTAGCATCTGGTAAAGTTTGAGTTCATGCCCTCTGGATTTCTCTAGATCTGACTTTAAGAATTTAATGAGCTCTTTTGTTGGGTCATTTTTGGGAAGAGAGAATTATAAAGCTGGAAAATTTTAGACATTTAGATATATATGTTTGGTACAGACTTAATGTAAACCTTGCCTAATCAACGAGTATCAGTTATTTAAATTAAGTGTTTCTCTCTAGTTAAAATGCAACagatatcattaattttgttcatgcagataaaatgaaatactaCAAGCAATATAATTTTACTGTTTAAGATTAAACACATCTGTAGATGTAGTTGCATCTGAAGTAACATGGTGGACACACCACATGCAAAGAAAGCTCAACCTACTTTAAAAACGAGGTTTGAAAATTTACAAGAAAAGCACACACTGTAAATATTTGGATAGCCAGGTGTGCCATTGATAGCTTGAACTCATTGCCCAAAATGTGATACATTTTAATTCGCTGCATTGCCCTCTCTACATGGATTCTTGCTTCAGCAATCTTTTCGGACATTTTCCCCTCAATCTCGGTTAGCTGTGAACGGCCCTGTCCTTTAAAGTCTGGAATAACAAGTTCAACACTTCTGGGAAGAAGAATGCTTTCAATGGCAAATCCTCTGTCTACCATAACTTGCTCGCCAAGTTTCAAGGCATCAATAAGATCTTGGCGCTGACTAGTTATGTGTTTGTCTGAGGCTCTGCCACCCCATGCACGAGAAACATAAACAACTGCGGGGTGAGGGCTTATGCCCACTAAGTACTTGAATGTGTTATGTGACTTATAATGACTGTAAATTGCTTTGTTAGCCTGGAGAGAAGAAGGCTTCTCAGTGTAAATTTCTGTACAGTCCAAAATTACTCTAACCATGGGAAACCTTCCAAATTGCTTTGCCTTCTCTGAGGACTCACAGTCAGGCATTTCACACAAGTCCTTCAGTTCAATATACATAAGGTTGATCCATGATGTAAATACTCGTGATATGGTTGCTTCAGACAGACCAAATCTAAGGGCTAAATCCTTTTGAAACAATCCCACTTTCAATCGGATCATAACAATAAGAAATTCCTCTTCGAGTGTCAGTTTTGAATCTGGGCCaggttttctttgaaatctgTCAGAAAAATGACTCTCATTGGCAGTTTCTCCTCCTCACCAGTTCCTTTTGGTAGCAGCTGCATCTTTTAGATAATCAAACAAGGCTTTGAAAGTCCCATAATTAGGAAAACCAGTGTAAAAGCTGCATAACTTTTCACTTCTCTGAATGTCATCTAAAGTAATCATTCTCTCTCTCAGCTTTAAATTATCTTTTTCAAGAGATGTCACCTTTTCCTGAAGTTCTCTAATTATTTCAATGAGCTCTGGGTTGTCTTCTGCCATTTTTTGTGCATTGGCATCTGCTTGGACACTCACATAGTCGTGCTCCTTTAAAGTATTACTGCTTGGAAGACATTTATCCCAGTAGGTGTTTGGTTTTGTAATGACCGGACAGGGACGGGCAACTGTACTTTGCTCCTTGAATTGAAGGTGAATAGCGTACCAATAACCAGTCtgtaattaatttattaatatcattttattgttctttgtGAAACTAAATATACCAGCAAGAAAGCAGTTCATttaaagttaataataataaacagaTATGATACTCGATTTCGAGCTACAAAAGTAATTAACTGATTCAAACAAATCAAGCACTCTGAAGTGCGTTCAGTTGACTTACCCGCGCGCGGCTGGACTTTCGCTTCACTTTGGGTACATCATCAACTTGGGAGCCTGCATTGCGACTTGTTTGAGTAATTCTCGTTTTAACACTCTTAGCATGGCTGTGATCAAACAAAGACGGCAGGTATGAGGCATTGGCTGGATCCATTGATCTTTTTCCACCAAGGAAATGTTGCGAACACAGTCGAGTGCTTTCTGTGGGTTCGAAACCTTTCCTGCGTATCCTTTGTAGCCATTTTCGTCTCACAGCCTTATCTTTGGGAATCCGATAGAATTGGATGTTTCGTTGCTTGTTTCTCCTGTTTGAACAATTTGGGGCGCAGCAAAAGTCGTTTTTGCCCATTTGTCGAAACACAGTTGCAACAAAGCGCGGGACAGTCGACAGGTGTAAGCAAGCTTGCCCCCCAACAAGAAAAGGATTATGGGACATGTGGAAATGGCGAATAGCAGTTCTCATAAGGTGAATGGCTTCTACAAGTGGGTCTTCTTTTTTCTGCCTCTTTGTTGGAACTGATTTTACTGGAACAAATTCTCCAACAGAGCTGTTTTTGTGTTCATCCACAATGCCTTCATTTTCTGTCATCtggttgtttttctcttttgatgCTGATGGCTCTATTGCCAGTTCAGGTGAACAGGAGTCACGTGTTTTCACTACTTCAAATAACTGATTAAACTATGCACCATAACCCCTCTCTTCTTGAAATCGTTTTATACCACTTGCTGTTTTTATAGTCAAAGCTACACGTTTACATTCAGAGATAAGCTTCTTGAATTTTGATCTAAGTTGTGGCACAGTAAACTGAATGTTTTCATTCCTTGCCTTACATCTGACCTTTAGTTGATGAAGTATGGCAGCATAAATCTGCCCATTTTTTGGGTCTTGACATTGGTAaaaattagttttgttttgtaataatCACTGCCTATTATAATATCTACAGCATCATTTAACACTGTCTGAGTCCACTTTGCTTTCCTGCCtgctttctttgttcttttgcCATCTTTTCTCATTCTCTCTTCTGCTTGCTCAGAACTAGAGtcctcttcatcttcttcatccccattttcattttcttccctATCACTCTCATTGGACAACTGTAATGACTCCTGTTCTGCAATGCTATGTGATTAAGAA
This portion of the Acropora palmata chromosome 13, jaAcrPala1.3, whole genome shotgun sequence genome encodes:
- the LOC141864177 gene encoding uncharacterized protein LOC141864177, with product MTENEGIVDEHKNSSVGEFVPVKSVPTKRQKKEDPLVEAIHLMRTAIRHFHMSHNPFLVGGQACLHLSTVPRFVATVFRQMGKNDFCCAPNCSNRRNKQRNIQFYRIPKDKAVRRKWLQRIRRKGFEPTESTRLCSQHFLGGKRSMDPANASYLPSLFDHSHAKSVKTRITQTSRNAGSQVDDVPKVKRKSSRARTGYWYAIHLQFKEQSTVARPCPVITKPNTYWDKCLPSSNTLKEHDYVSVQADANAQKMAEDNPELIEIIRELQEKVTSLEKDNLKLRERMITLDDIQRRGETANESHFSDRFQRKPGPDSKLTLEEEFLIVMIRLKVGLFQKDLALRFGLSEATISRVFTSWINLMYIELKDLCEMPDCESSEKAKQFGRFPMVRVILDCTEIYTEKPSSLQANKAIYSHYKSHNTFKYLVGISPHPAVVYVSRAWGGRASDKHITSQRQDLIDALKLGEQVMVDRGFAIESILLPRSVELVIPDFKGQGRSQLTEIEGKMSEKIAEARIHVERAMQRIKMYHILGNEFKLSMAHLAIQIFTVCAFLVNFQTSFLK